In a single window of the Drosophila albomicans strain 15112-1751.03 chromosome 3, ASM965048v2, whole genome shotgun sequence genome:
- the LOC117568430 gene encoding dynein light chain roadblock-type 2, with translation MSQEVEETLKRIQSHKGVVGTIVVNNEGIPVKSTLDNTTTVQYAGLMSQLADKARSVVRDLDPSNDMTFLRVRSKKHEIMVAPDKDFILIVIQNPTD, from the exons ATG TCGCAAGAAGTCGAAGAAACGCTCAAACGAATTCAAAGCCACAAAGGCGTCGTTGGCACAATTGTCGTCAATAATGAAG GTATTCCAGTGAAGTCAACACTAGACAATACGACGACCGTACAATACGCTGGATTGATGAGTCAGCTGGCAGATAAGGCTCGCAGTGTGGTGCGTGATCTGGATCCATCTAACGATATGACATTCCTACGAGTCCGTTCCAAGAAGCACGAAATTATGGTCGCTCCCGACAAGGACTttattcttattgttattCAAAACCCAACAGATTAA
- the LOC117568429 gene encoding dynein light chain roadblock-type 2 isoform X1, with amino-acid sequence MAISKVNRMTKNNRLFSENMFQSPPEKPRRTIRYVEEAFRQIQQKKNIRDIVIINERGHPVKSTMEHEDAVKFVGYFQEIRGRLERGMEKIDPTDELLMIRVRTKFHEVLLSPDSKITYIVVQNAEK; translated from the exons ATGGCGATTTCAAAAGTAAATCGAATGACAAAAAATAACCGACTTTTTAGTGAAAACATGTTCCAGAGCCCCCCagaaaaa CCACGTCGAACTATTCGTTATGTGGAAGAAGCGTTCAGACAGAtccaacaaaagaaaaatatacgcgacatagttattattaatgaACGTGGACATCCAGTAAAAAGCACAATGGAACACGAAGATGCAGTTAAATTTGTTGGTTACTTTCAAGAGATTCGAGGCAGATTGGAGAGAGGCATGGAGAAAATTGATCCCACCGATGAACTGCTAATGATAAGAGTACGCACGAAATTTCACGAAGTATTATTAAGTCCCGATTCCAAAATAACTTATATTGTCGTgcaaaatgcagaaaaataa
- the LOC117568429 gene encoding dynein light chain roadblock-type 2 isoform X2: MRKKTGNNPRRTIRYVEEAFRQIQQKKNIRDIVIINERGHPVKSTMEHEDAVKFVGYFQEIRGRLERGMEKIDPTDELLMIRVRTKFHEVLLSPDSKITYIVVQNAEK; this comes from the coding sequence CCACGTCGAACTATTCGTTATGTGGAAGAAGCGTTCAGACAGAtccaacaaaagaaaaatatacgcgacatagttattattaatgaACGTGGACATCCAGTAAAAAGCACAATGGAACACGAAGATGCAGTTAAATTTGTTGGTTACTTTCAAGAGATTCGAGGCAGATTGGAGAGAGGCATGGAGAAAATTGATCCCACCGATGAACTGCTAATGATAAGAGTACGCACGAAATTTCACGAAGTATTATTAAGTCCCGATTCCAAAATAACTTATATTGTCGTgcaaaatgcagaaaaataa
- the LOC117567655 gene encoding glucose-induced degradation protein 8-A homolog, whose translation MASRNQRPFWANRMKSYQCKQANINRLIMSYLLREGYKDASRSFQAQAKLESGAKLDSEEYRNAVRAGQLQYAMEMAKKLYKKFDADNYMYFHMQQLQLFEILRQRKKAEAISSTPDAAVNPSPPPEKLTGTPIADIWSLADNSDLDSSILKLEETKSMEPRLVFLIKLILWAQNKLDNEHVCIDHMRQNFEMDSVGDYELELMCALQHSV comes from the exons ATGGCGAGTAGAAATCAACGACCATTCTGGGCCAATCGCATGAAGAGCTATCAATGCAAGCAGGCCAACATTAATCGCCTAATTATGAGTTATTTACTGAGGG AGGGCTACAAGGACGCATCGCGTTCGTTTCAAGCACAAGCCAAGCTTGAATCAGGTGCCAAGTTGGACAGTGAGGAGTATCGAAATGCAGTGCGAGCTGGCCAATTGCAGTATGCCATGGAGATGGCCAAGAAACTATACAAAAAGTTCGATGCCGACAATTACATGTACTTTCacatgcagcagctgcaactctTTGAAATACTCCGTCAACGCAAGAAAGCTGAAGCAATCAGCTCGACTCCTGACGCAGCAGTGAATCCTTCCCCACCACCAGAGAAGCTGACGGGCACTCCAATTGCCGACATCTGGTCGTTGGCAGACAATAGCGATCTCGACTCGTCCATATTGAAGCTCGAGGAGACCAAGAGCATGGAGCCTCGCCTGGTGTTCCTTATCAAGCTTATTCTTTGGGCCCAGAACAAGCTCGATAATGAGCATGTGTGCATTGATCACATGCGACAAAATTTCGAAATGGATAGCGTTGGCGACTATGAATTGGAACTGATGTGTGCTCTGCAGCACAGCGTTTAG